ATCGACCACCGCTTTGAGTTGATTCTCGTCCTTGTATTTCTGCAAGTCAGGCATGAATACATAGCTGGCTTCCGCCTGGCGGCCCCTCGCAATAAGCTCGGTGATGAACTCATCCTCGAAATGGCGGCGCATGAGGTCATCCTTGAACAACCCGATAACCAACACCTTGTGCAGCTTTTCCCCCTTCCATGCCGGATCCGACCAGCGTGTCACCAGTTTGGTGGAAGAACAGGCCTGTAATAGCAGCAACACCAGCAACAGGCATCCCCCGGTATAGATTTTCCTCATTTTCAATCCCTCGTCGTCTCAGTTCCCGGAATTCTACCCCATGCCAGGTAAAAACCCACGGCAGGTTGCTATAATGGCGAATCCTTGTCATCAGACGATCACATAACATGCGTATATTTCGCATCACCTTTCACAATCAGGGACAGGTCTACCAGATGCATGCCGAGCAGGTGAGCCAGGGCGATCTCTATGGCTTTGTCGAAATCAGTGGTCTGTTATTCAATGAACACACCACTGTGGTCATCGACCCTGCGGAAGAGCGGCTCAAGGACGAATTCTCCGGCACCAGCCGCATCCTGGTTCCCATGCATGCGGTGGTTCGCATCGATGAAGTGGAAAAACGCGGCCAAAACATGATTTTCGATGTTGGCGATAGGAGTAACATCACGCCCTTTCCCGGTTTTGTCCCGACACCAGAAAAGTAATGCCAGACAATAACCCAAGCCTGCAGGAACACATCCGCCGTCAGCGGGACATGCTCTACAACATGCTGCTCGACCCCATGAAGCGGGCAGCACGCCGTTGCGCCCGGGTATGGGATCAAAGGGAAATGCTGGATCAGGCCCTGATAAAAAGCCTCGACCAGGTACCCTACTGCAGCTACCTGTATGCCATGGACCTGAATGGACGGCAAATCAGTGCCAACGCCTCTCAGGACGGCCTTATCCAGGCTGATTTCGGCCGCGACCGCTCCCAGCGGCCCTACATGCAGGAACTGGATCCCAGACAGGACATGACCCTGTCCAGCGCCTATATCAGTTTGCGCGCCAGTCGTCCTTCACTCACCGCTGTACGCAAAGTGCGGGTGGACGGTGAACTGGTAGGCTATCTGGGCGCGGATTTTGACCTGCGTGACCTGCCTCTCACCAAGGAGCACTATTCGGAACCCGGCCGTTGGCGGCAAATCAAGGGCGACCCGGCCATTCGTTCCCAGGTATTCCAGCAATGCCGTATCCAGAGCACTCTTGACGACAAACTTGATCTGGTGCTGCCGGTGCTGGAGGAGCTGGTTACTGAACATGGTGCCTTCCAGGTGGAGATTCACTTTTCCAGCAGCCGCGCCACCCTGTGGTTCATGCACGATCCTTATCGCTACCATCTGGTGGAAATCGATGCTCTTACGGATCCGGACATCTGCCTGGTGTATCCCCATCACGCCTATCCGGATGATGCGGTGATTCCGCGGGACAGTATCCGCCCCATCCTGCAGACGTTCCGCCACCTGCGTTTTGCGGACGATACCATCTACCTGCGTGCCGGTTCCCTGAATCTGTTCAATGGTATCGTGGGACTGAATTTTTCCTGCGATGGCTCCCACTATATTCCCCATGACCAGTTCCTGGCGCGGGATTCCAGATTCTGGAACGGCATCTGAGCCTCTCATTCCAACCGGACTGAAACCCGGCCCAGGGCATCGTTCAGAAACATTGGCACACTTTTTCTCCCTTGATTCCCCTGCCGGGAAACCGGACTATAACGCCATGAACAGAAAAGCCATCATCGAAGACAAGTTACGCTCCGCTTTGGCGCCTTTGCACCTGGAGGTCGAGGACGAGACCCGTAATCACAGCGTTCCTGAAGACGCCCAGTCGCATTACAGGGTCGTTGCCGTCTCCGAGGTTTTCCAGGGTAAGCCTCTGATTCAGCGTCACCGCATCATCAACAAGGCCCTGGAAGCAGAACTGGCGGGCGGTATCCATGCTTTGGCGCTGCACACCATGACACCTGAAGAATGGTTCAACAAAGGCGGCGAAGCCCCCCAGTCTCCCCCCTGCCTGGGTGGAGGAAAGAAACAATGAGTATCATCCGCTGGCTACTGGGCAGGATTATCCTGTTCTTCGACTGGCTTACCCAGCCAAAAAGACCTGCCCATAGTCCCGAGCGCCAGGAACAACTGGATGCTCAAACCGGCCGCTTGTCCCTGTACCAGTATGCGGCCTGCCCGTTCTGCGTGAAGACCCGGCGTGCCATCCGCCGCCTGGGCCTGAACATCGAACTGCGTGACGCCAGGAACGATCCCGCCTTTCGGCAGGAACTGGAGCAACAAGGCGGCAAACAACAGGTGCCCTGCCTGCGCATCGAGAACCCGGATGGCAGCATCACCTGGATGTATGAATCCACCGACATCATCGACTATCTGCGGAAACACTTTTCCTGAGAAGCCCTGCTCCCACGGCCACATCGTGGTAAAATTGCCCCATCTCATTCTTCACTGGTTCTTCACTGGACGGCAGCATGACCACGCCACACCGACTTCTCACCCGGGCTGAAGCCCAGGTACATCAAAACCTGTTCACCATGACCTCCCGGGCCCGGCAAGCCCTGGAACAGTCCCTGGAAGCCCTCAAGACCCAAAACGCGGAGCTGGCCCAGGAAGTCGTGAACGAAGACTTGCAACAGAATCACCTGATGCGCATCATCGAGCGCGAATGCCTGCAGATCCTGGCCACCCTGGAACCCAAGGCCGGGGATCTGCGTGAAGTGGTGGCCAGCCTGCAGATTGCCGCCGAATTGGAACGCATTGCCGATCACGCCAAGGATATCGCCAATATCGTTCTGAGCATGGATCCCAGTGATTTTTCAGGCCCCATGGATCGTATCGCTGCCATGGGCGACCTGTGCCAGAATATGCTGGTGCAGGTGATGGAATCCTATGAAAACCTGGATGCCGCCCTGGCGGAACACGTCGCCTCTCACGACAAACAGGTGGATGAACTGGACGAGGAAGCCAGCTCCAGCCTGATGATGACCTTGATGACCAGCGCAGATACCAGCATGCACTGCACCCACCTGCTATGGATCGCTTACCATCTGGAACGCATTGGCGACCGCGTCACCAATGTCGCGGAGCGCGTGGTATTCATGGTCACTGCCGAAACCCCTGATCTGGGATGATCGCCCCCACCAGCCTCGGCGCCCTGAGCACCATCCACGAACTGCTTACCCAGCTTATCGAGGATCTGCCCGCCCGTGATGTCAACCGGCGCTGGCATGCCGATCTGCCATCCATGGGCTGGCTGCTGGGACGAAGCGTTTATCTGGAACTGTACTGGCTTCGCGAACGCCTCCAGGGCGATGACGATCTGAGCCGTCGGGTACGCTCCATCTTCGCCTCTTCCCTGCCCCCTGCAGCAGAGCAGGACAGGGCACTGCCGCCCAAGGAGCACCTGCTCAACTGGGCGCTGGAAATCCAGGATCAACATCTTACCCTGCTGGCCAATCCCGCCTCTCTGCCGGAGCACCCCTGGCTGAAGGATGGTTGGCTGGTGGACTATATACTGCAGGTACACGGCAGAATCTATGAGCAAATGCTCTCCGTGCGTCATGCCAGGGCTGTCACCCAGGATGGCAGCCACCAGGTGCATGCGCCATTGGAAGCCCGCCTCCCGTCTCCCGACAGCACGGAGATCTCCCAGGGACACTACCGTATCGGGGCCCGGGATGGGGTGGTGTTCGACAACGAACAGCCCATGCAAATGGTCGAGATGCGCAATTTCCGCATCTGCAATCATCCCGTGGACAACGCCGCCTGGCTGGCCTTCATGGAAGATAACGGTTACCAGAATGATGAATTCTGGAGTGACCCGGGCAGGAACTGGAAAAGCGGGACGGCTGCTTCACACCCCTGGCACTGGCGCCGCAATGATCAGCAGCACTGGTATGCCCTGGGTCTGAACGGCCCGGCGGAACTGATCCCTGAGATGCCCGTGAGTGGAATCTGCTGGTACGAGGCGGAAGCCTTCGCCAACTGGGCCTCGGCCCGGCTGGAAGGGTTCAGGGGCGCCGTACTGCCCCATGAATATCACTGGGAAGCTGCGGCGCGCATTGGCGGTCTGCAAAATGCCGGAAAGGTATGGGAATGGTGCGCCAATGCCCTGCATCCCTACAAGGACTATGAACCCCCCAAGGATGTGGAAATGCGCACCCGGGAATTCGATGACCGCCACCCTGCTCTGCGCGGCGGCTGTATTCACACCCAGCCATCCCTCCGGCGTATCAGCGTTCGTCACGCGGGATTGCCCGAGGCAGGCTATTTGTTCAGCGGCCTGCGGTTGGTGCTGCCACCGGCTCTGGAAGAGGAAGCCCTGTATATCGAACAGTGGCAGAAATTCCTGACTCCGGCATAAGGGAACTCCGCCACATTGCCACTGTGGGCGCGCCCGGCCCGGAGATCTCAGATGGCGTCTTCGTCCTCCTCGCTGGTGCGGATGCGAATCACCCGTTCCACGTCAGACACGAAGATCTTGCCATCACCGATCTTGCCCGTGCGCGCCGCGCCGATGATGGTCTCCACACACTGCTCCATTTGCTCCCCCCTGACCACCAGTTCCAACTTCACCTTGGGCAGGAAATCCACGACGTATTCAGCCCCGCGATAGAGTTCCGTATGCCCCTTCTGGCGTCCAAAGCCCTTGACCTCGGTAACCGTCATGCCGGTGATGCCGATCTCGGACAGCGCCTCACGCACGTCATCCAGTTTGAAAGGCTTGAGTATGACTTCGATTTTTTTCATGGTTTCTCCCAAAGGTAATCAGTGATAGCCGTTGACGAT
This sequence is a window from Thiolapillus brandeum. Protein-coding genes within it:
- a CDS encoding DUF1820 family protein — protein: MRIFRITFHNQGQVYQMHAEQVSQGDLYGFVEISGLLFNEHTTVVIDPAEERLKDEFSGTSRILVPMHAVVRIDEVEKRGQNMIFDVGDRSNITPFPGFVPTPEK
- a CDS encoding PDC sensor domain-containing protein, yielding MPDNNPSLQEHIRRQRDMLYNMLLDPMKRAARRCARVWDQREMLDQALIKSLDQVPYCSYLYAMDLNGRQISANASQDGLIQADFGRDRSQRPYMQELDPRQDMTLSSAYISLRASRPSLTAVRKVRVDGELVGYLGADFDLRDLPLTKEHYSEPGRWRQIKGDPAIRSQVFQQCRIQSTLDDKLDLVLPVLEELVTEHGAFQVEIHFSSSRATLWFMHDPYRYHLVEIDALTDPDICLVYPHHAYPDDAVIPRDSIRPILQTFRHLRFADDTIYLRAGSLNLFNGIVGLNFSCDGSHYIPHDQFLARDSRFWNGI
- a CDS encoding BolA family protein, encoding MNRKAIIEDKLRSALAPLHLEVEDETRNHSVPEDAQSHYRVVAVSEVFQGKPLIQRHRIINKALEAELAGGIHALALHTMTPEEWFNKGGEAPQSPPCLGGGKKQ
- a CDS encoding glutaredoxin family protein, with protein sequence MSIIRWLLGRIILFFDWLTQPKRPAHSPERQEQLDAQTGRLSLYQYAACPFCVKTRRAIRRLGLNIELRDARNDPAFRQELEQQGGKQQVPCLRIENPDGSITWMYESTDIIDYLRKHFS
- the phoU gene encoding phosphate signaling complex protein PhoU yields the protein MTTPHRLLTRAEAQVHQNLFTMTSRARQALEQSLEALKTQNAELAQEVVNEDLQQNHLMRIIERECLQILATLEPKAGDLREVVASLQIAAELERIADHAKDIANIVLSMDPSDFSGPMDRIAAMGDLCQNMLVQVMESYENLDAALAEHVASHDKQVDELDEEASSSLMMTLMTSADTSMHCTHLLWIAYHLERIGDRVTNVAERVVFMVTAETPDLG
- a CDS encoding formylglycine-generating enzyme family protein, which codes for MIAPTSLGALSTIHELLTQLIEDLPARDVNRRWHADLPSMGWLLGRSVYLELYWLRERLQGDDDLSRRVRSIFASSLPPAAEQDRALPPKEHLLNWALEIQDQHLTLLANPASLPEHPWLKDGWLVDYILQVHGRIYEQMLSVRHARAVTQDGSHQVHAPLEARLPSPDSTEISQGHYRIGARDGVVFDNEQPMQMVEMRNFRICNHPVDNAAWLAFMEDNGYQNDEFWSDPGRNWKSGTAASHPWHWRRNDQQHWYALGLNGPAELIPEMPVSGICWYEAEAFANWASARLEGFRGAVLPHEYHWEAAARIGGLQNAGKVWEWCANALHPYKDYEPPKDVEMRTREFDDRHPALRGGCIHTQPSLRRISVRHAGLPEAGYLFSGLRLVLPPALEEEALYIEQWQKFLTPA
- a CDS encoding P-II family nitrogen regulator; translated protein: MKKIEVILKPFKLDDVREALSEIGITGMTVTEVKGFGRQKGHTELYRGAEYVVDFLPKVKLELVVRGEQMEQCVETIIGAARTGKIGDGKIFVSDVERVIRIRTSEEDEDAI